The Oceanibaculum nanhaiense DNA segment ACTGACCGAGGCGACCGGAGACGGCCGAACGGCCGGGCCCACCGATGCGCCCGGCTGCTGTGCGTCGGCGGTGGCGATCAGCGTGCCCTGTTTCGCCGCCTCGGCGAGGCGCTGGCTCTCCGCCGGCAGGATTTCGACCTTCACCTTGGCGGTTCCGCGCTGTTCGATGCCCAGAAGCTGCGCGCTGCGGCGCGACAGGTCGATGATCCGGCCATGCGCAAACGGACCGCGGTCGTTGACCCGGACCACCAGAGACCGGCCATTCTCCAGATTGGTGACCCGCACCAGGCTGGGCATCGGCAGGGTGCGGTGCGCGGCGGTCAGGTCGTTCTCGTCGTAGATTTCGCCATTGGCGGTCAGCTTGCCGTGGAAGCCGGGGCCATACCAGGAGGCGATGCCCGTCTCGGTGTAGCTGTAATCGACCGTCGGATAGTACCAGACGCCCCTTATCTCGTAAGGATCGCCAATCTTGTAATAGCCCTGGGCCTTGGCGGAAGGCTGCTGGATGGCTTTCGCTGTCTGCGCCGCGAACTGCGCTTCCGCGCAGGCCGCCAGGGCGAATGGCAGGAACATGGCCAGAGCGGCAAGACGGAGGCGAGGACGTGCGGTCAATTGCCGATTCATTATCTGGTGGCCAGTCTGAAGTCCGAAACAGTATCTGGTAGCTTACCGACCTGCCTCTTCCTTGCCAAGGGCATCTGCGAGCGTTCCTGCCGCAACCGCGAAATAGGTCGAGCGGTTCCATTTCAGAATCGCCTCGAAATTATCATAGACCATGTAGGCCGGCCCGCCGGTGCCGCCCGGCAGCACGATCTGCGCCGGCAGGTCGCGCGCCGGCAGGTCGCCGCCATCGGCGCGGCGTACGCCCATCTCCTGCCAGGCCGAAATCGGCCGCTTTACCTTCTTTCCCGCCAGGCTGGCGTCGAAGCCCGCCGGCAGGGTAACCGCCCGGCCCCAGGTCTGGTCGCTCTTCCAGCCGACCCGGGACAGGTAATTAGCGATGGAGGCGAAGACGTCGGGCAGCGTGGTCCAGATGTCGCGCTTGCCGTCGCCGGTATAGTCGATGGCATAGGCGCGGAAGCTGGACGGCATGAACTGGTTCTGGCCCATCGCACCGGCCCAGGAGCCCAGCATCCGCTCGGCATCGATATGGCCTTCATCGATGATCTGCAGCGCGTCCATCAGCTCCTTACGGAAGAAGGCGCTGCGCCTGCCATCATGCGCCAGGGTGGCGAGTGCCGGGATCACCTTGAAGCCGCCGGTGACGCGGCCGAAATCGGTCTCGATACCCCACAGCGCGACAATCTGCCGGGCCGGCACGCCGAACTGCCCCTCGATGCGGGTCAGGAGTTCCCGGTGCTCCGCCATCATGCGGCGGCCCCGATCGATGCGCGATTGCGGCACCACCCGGTCGAGATATTGCTGGAAGGTCAGGGTGAATTCCGGCTGCCGGCGGTCCAGTTCGATGACGCGCGGGATCGGCTGGATATCGGTCAGCGCCGCCTGCACCGTGGCGTCGGAGATGCCTTTCTGCTTCGCCTCGGCGCGCACGCCCTCGATCCAGGCATCGAAGGGCTGATCGGCAGCATGGGCTCCTGCCCCGCCCCCAAGCGCCAGCCCAAAGGCCAGCAGAGCCGCGCGCGCCAGATTGCGCCCCCTGCTATTGCGCCCCCTGCCCTTGCTGGCTTCCCCATCGGTCTGTGGGCCGGAGAGGATCGCGGGGCGGGAACGGAGGCTCGGGACCATGGCGCTGCCTTCTGTCATAGGGGGCTGTTAAAGCGTCGATTAAGCATGTCTGGCCTTCAGCATGTGGCACAGGCCCGGGCGCTTGGCAACAGCCAGCCAGCGCCGGAAGCGCTGTGGCGGTAGAGTGGCGGTAGAAAGGTAGTGCCAGCGGTAGAACGCTACCGGAGACGCAAGAGATTGGACCCTGCGTCCCGCTGTGCTAGAACGCGCTCGCCTGCCATAATCTGGCAAGTCAGCAAAAAGGATGGGTGGCCGAGCGGTTTAAGGCACCGGTCTTGAAAACCGGCGTGGGTGAGAGCCCACCGTGGGTTCGAATCCCACCCCATCCGCCAGTTGCCGTCTACAATGCGGTATAGTCGCCGACTGCCGCCGCATCACCACCAAGTAGTATACGCACCCCGCCAATCCCCGCCGTTTATACGCCATAGCCCGACGTCTCGGCACCTGTGACGCCGTTCACGCCCGATGGTTGCCAAATTTTGCTGTAGCAGCAGAAATCCACTCGCGGCGAAGGATGGCGTATTGCATGGTGTTTTCGTAGATCGGATTGCCGTCCTCGTCCCTGGTGAACGAGATGAACTCGACGAACACACCTTCCCGGCGCATGCCCAGCTTTTCGCAGAGGCGCTGCGAGGGCGTGTTGTGCTCCTCGACATAGGCATAAACCCGGCGATATCCCTTTACCCGAAACAAGTGGTCGAGCAGGGCCTTTGCGGCTTCGAACGCATATCCTTGGCCACCGAACTGGGGATTGAGGTTCCAGCCGACCGAGGTAGTCCCGTCTTCCTCCTCTCCTGCCCCGCCGCCGAACAGATCGCCGATGACCTGACCGGTCTGTTTCAGGCAGATCGCCACGGAGCCCTCGTCGAGGGCGCGCTTTTTGACCTCGGCCTCCGCCTCGGCAAGGTCTGCGAGCTTCAGCGAGAGGAAGCAGGTGGCGGTCGGTGCGCGCAGATATGCGAAGAGGTCCGCTGCATCGCCCTCCCGGAAGGGCCTGAGGATCAAGCGCTCGGTTTCAATGATCTGCATGCCGATATCCTGGAAAAAGACTGTCAATGGTGCGAACGGCAAAGGCCGCGATACCCGGCGAGGGTGAAGGACGCTACAGCCCGCCTGGAAGCTTGTCGCGCATCATGTCTTTCCGGTCCAGCCTGCGACCATCGACGATGAAGGTGCCGTCGCCGACGGCATGGATCGTCCGCTTTTCCTTCCGGCTGCTGTCGAAATAGGCGGCGATGCCTTCGAGCATGACGATGCTGTGCCGGTCGATGATGTCCACCACCCGGCATTCGATGTTGGCGAGGCACTGGCTGATGAGCGGCGCCCGGACATGCCTGGCTTTGACCGGAGTGAGGCCGAATTTATCGAACTTGTCCGTGTCGCGGCCGGAGCACGTCCCCACGCCGATGGCGATATCGATCATGTCCACCGTGGGCACTGCGATCACGCATTCCCGCGTTTCCTGCAGCGCGGCATAGGAATGGTTCCACGGCCCGGTGGTGATGGCAAAGCTGGCGGAGAAACCCGTTACCATGGTCCAGGTGATGGTCATGACATTGTCTTTGCGACCGTCATTCGTCGTCACCAGAACAAGTGGGCCTGGCTCTATCAGGGTGAATGCCCTGCCGAGTGGCAGCGTTTTCATGTCCGTCTCCATCCTGCAGGGGGCGATCGAAGTATTATAGCGCAGGCGCCATGGCGGGTACGTTCGGCCAGTCAGCATCTGCCATGCACCCTGCCACGCCCTCTTTTGCCTTGCCGCGTCTGCGTGCTAGATAATCGGCATGACACAGATATCCGCTCCCGCTGGCGCTTCGGGTGCCGCTCCGGCCGCCCTGCCCGCCTCGATCGACGAGACCGTTTCCCTACTCGCCAGGGGCGATTACGTCGCCGACCGCAGCCTCGCCACTGCGCTCTATCTGGCGCTGAAGCTGGGCCGCCCGCTGTTCCTGGAGGGCGAAGCCGGCGTCGGCAAGACCGAGATTGCCAAGGTGCTGGCGTCGGCGTTGGGCCGCGACCTGATCCGGCTGCAATGCTATGAGGGGCTGGATGTCGGTTCCGCCGTCTATGAGTGGAACTATCTGCGGCAGATGGTGGAGATCCGGGTCGCCGAGGCGGCCGGCGGCGCCGACCGCGAGACGCTGGCCAGCGACATCTTCCAGGACCGCTTCCTGATCCGCCGGCCCCTGCTGCGCGCGCTGGAGCCGCATGCCGGCGGCGCGCCGGTGCTGCTGATCGACGAGCTGGACCGCACCGACGAGCCGTTCGAGGCCTATCTGCTGGAGGTGCTGTCCGATTTCCAGGTGACGATCCCGGAGCTGGGCACGATAAAGGCGGCCACGCCGCCGCTGGTCATCGTCACTTCCAACCGCACGCGCGAGATCCACGACGCGCTGAAGCGGCGCTGCTTCTATTACTGGGTGGATTATCCCAATGCCCAGCGCGAGCTGGATATCCTGAAGGTGAAAGCGCCGACCGCACCGGAAGCGCTGAGCCGGCAGGTGGTCGGCTTCGTGCAGGAGTTGCGCAAGCTGGACCTGTTCAAGCAGCCGGGCGTGGCCGAAACCATCGACTGGACGCATGCGCTGGTGCAGCTCGACCAGCTCAGCCTCGATCCCGAGACGGTGAACAACACGCTGGGCGTGCTGTTGAAATACCAGGACGACATCGCCCGCATTCAGGGCAGCGAGGCCAACCGCATCCTGACCCAGATCAAGAGCGAGCTGGCCGCGCACGGCGCGGTCTAGGGCCAGGCCGATGGACGGCGCCCCGCAAAAGGATGATCCGCATGACGGCGGCAAGCTGGTCGCCAACATCATGCATTTCGCCCGCGCCCTGCGCACCGCGGGCCTGCCCATCGGCCCCGGCAAGGTGCTGGACGCGATATCGGCGGTGCGCGCCGTCGGCATCGGGCGGCGCGACGATTTCTACTGGGCGCTGCACGCCGTCTTCGTGAACCGGCAGGACCAGCGCGAGATATTCGACCAGGCCTTCCATGTGTTCTGGCGCAATCCCCGCCTGCTGGAACGCATGATGCAGCTGGTGCTGCCGCAGTTGCAGCTCGACCAGCCGCAGCCGCAGGGAGAGGAGATGAACCGCCGCCTTGCCGAGGCGCTGATGCAGGGCAATGAGGCGGTGCTGGCCGATGAGGCCGACGAGGAAAAGCTGGAGATCGACGCGGCCTTTACCGCCTCCGACAAGGAGATGCTGCAGTCGATGGATTTCGAGAAGATGAGCGGCGATGAGGTGCGGCAGGCGCAATCCATGCTGCGCCGTCTGGCCCTGCCCATCGCGGAGATGCGCACGCGGCGCTTCGCCCCCGCCTCCGCCGGCGGTGCGGTCGATCTGCGCGCCACCCTGCGCGGCGCGCTGCGCAGCGGCGGCGATGTCATTCCACTGGAGCTGAAGAAGCGCCGCACCCGGCCGCCGGCGCTGATTATCCTGTGCGACATTTCCGGCTCGATGAGCCGCTATTCCCGCATGCTGCTGCATTTCATGCATGCGCTGACCAATGACCGCGACCGGGTGCACACCTTTCTGTTCGGCACGCGGCTGACCAATGTGACGCGCTATCTGCGCAAACGCGATGTGGACGAGGCGCTGTCGAAGGTTGGCGAGGCGGTCGGCGACTGGTCGGGCGGGACGCGCATCGGCGCCTGCATCGAGGGGTTCAATCGGCTGTGGTCGCGCCGTGTGCTGGGCCAGGGGGCCGTAGTGCTGCTGATCACCGACGGGCTGGACCGCGATGCCGGCGATGGCGTGGCGGAGGAGGTCGAACGGCTGCGCCGGTCCTGCCAGCGGCTGATCTGGCTGAACCCGCTGTTGCGCTTCGATGGTTTCGCGCCCAAATCTCTAGGGGTCCGGGCGATCCTGCCGCATGTTGACGAGTTCCGCCCGGTGCATAATCTGGACAGCCTTGGCGCTCTGGCCGAGGCGTTGAGCAGGCCCGAGGCAAGGCGCGGCGCCGGTATGGCGCCCTGGCTCCGGCGCATGGAGGAAGTGGCATGAACAATCCCGCGGAAGATATTCTGGAACAGGCGGCGCAGTGGCGGGCCTCCGGCAAGCAGGTGGCGCTGGCCACCGTCGTCAGCACCTGGGGCTCCTCCCCGCGTCCGGTTGGTAGCCAGCTTGCGGTGGACGAGGACCGGCGGATGATCGGCTCGGTCTCCGGCGGCTGCATTGAGGGCGCCGTGGTGCATGAGGCGCTGCAGGTCATGCAGGAAGGTGCGCCGAAGCTGCTGGATTTCGGCGTCACCAACGAGCAGGCCTGGGAAGTCGGCCTGGCCTGCGGCGGCAAGGTGCAGGTCTTCGTCGAGCGGGTGGACTGAGATGCAGCCGCCGATCCTGAAACGCCTGCTCGAGGAACGTGCGGCACAGCGGCCGGTGGCGCTGGTTACGCGGATCGAGGACGGGCTGCAATGCATTGTCATGCCGCGCGAACGGCTGGGCGACCTGGCGTTGAACGAGGATGAGCTGGAACGGGTTCGCGCCAGCCTCGCCGAAGACCGCAGCGGCATGATCGAGGGCGGCTATTTCGTGCATGTCCACAATCCGCCGCTGCGCCTTATCCTGGTCGGCGCGGTGCATATCGCGCAAGCGCTGGCGCCGATGGCGGCGATTGCCGGCTACCGGGTGCTGATCGTCGATCCGCGGCGCGCCTTCGCCACCGACGAGCGCTTCCCCGGCATCACGCTGGATGACCGCTGGCCGGACGAGGCGCTGGAGGATCTGCAGCCGAACCGGCGCACCGCCGTTGTGACCCTCACCCATGACCCGAAGCTGGACGACCCGGCGCTGATGGTCGCGCTGAAGTCGGACGCCTTCTACATCGGTTGCCTGGGCAGTCGAAAGACGCATGCCAGCCGTTTGGAAAGACTAACAGAAGCCGGTTTCGGTTCGGCCGACTTCCAGCGCATCCACGGGCCACTCGGTCTCGATATCGGTGCCATCACGCCGGCGGAAATCGCGATCTCCGCGCTGGCCGAGATCACCCAGGTGCTGCGCCGCAAGACGGAGAGCGAGACCCCCAAAGACACGAACAGGGCCGCATGATCTTCGGCGACACGCCGCTGGACGAGGCCGAGGGCGCCATCCTGGCGCACAGCCGCCGGCTATCCGGCAAGGCGCTGAAGAAGGGCCGCGTGCTGACGGCGGAGGATATCACGGCGCTGCGCGAGGCTGGCGTCGAGACGGTAATCGCCGCGCGGCTGGAACAAGGCGACGTGCCGGAGGACGAGGCGGCTGCCTGTCTCGCTGCCGCGATGGCTGGCGATGGAATCGATACTGCCGCCCCCTTCACCGGCCGCTGCAATCTCATCGCCGCCGCCGATGGTGTGCTGTCCTACGATCCTGCGGCGCTGGATGCGGTGAACCTGATCGACGAGGCGCTGACGGTCGCCCTGCTGCCGCCTTATGAGGTGGTGGAAAAGGGCCAGATGGTCGGCACGGTGAAGATCATCCCCTTCGCCGCCCCCGAAGCGGCCCTGAAACACTGCGAATCGCTGGCCGGCAGGGTGCGTGTCGCCGCCTTTCGGCCGGTCCGCGCCGGGCTGGTGCAGACCGCCCTGCCCGCCACCAAGCAAAGCGTGCTGGACAATACCGCGCGGATCACGGCGGCCCGGCTGGAACGCATGGGCGCCAGCCTGGGCGAGGAGGCGCGCTGCCCCCACGATACCGCCGCGGTCGCTACCGCGATCCGCGCGCAGATCGCCGCCGGTCACGAGATGGTGCTGCTGTTCGGCGCCTCCGCCGTGGTGGACCGGCGCGACGTGCTGCCCGCCGGCATTGTCGAGGCCGGCGGCACGGTCGATCATTTCGGCATGCCGGTCGATCCCGGTAATCTGCTGTTGCTGGGCCATGTTGGCGACACGCCGGTCATCGGCATGCCGGGCTGCGCGCGTTCGCCGAAGCTGAACGGGTTCGACTGGGTGCTGCAACGCCTCGTCGCCGGGCTGCCGGTGACGCGTACGGACATCATGCGCATGGGCGCCGGCGGGCTGCTGAAGGAGATCGCCAGTCGTCCCCGCCCCCGTGAAGCGGATGCCCGTGAGGCGGATGACAGACAACCGGCCACGCGCAAGGCGCCGCGCATCGCCGCGCTGATTCTCGCCGCCGGTCAGTCGCGCCGGATGGGCGAGATCAACAAGCTGCTGGCCGAGATCGATGGCAAGCCCATGGTCGCGCGCGTGGTGGAGATCATCCGCGACTCCAAGGCCGGCCCCCTTACCGTGGTCACCGGCCATGAGGCAGCGCGTGTGAAGGCGGCACTGCCCGGCGATCTCGCCTTTGTGGACAATCAGGATTATGCGGCTGGGCTCAGCGCCTCGCTGAAGGCCGGGATCGCCGCCCTGCCTGCCGATATTGACGGGGTAGTGGTCTGTCTTGGCGACATGCCGCGGATATCACCGGCGATGATCGACCGGCTGATCGCGGCCTTCGACCCGGTAGAGGGACGTGAGATCTGTGTACCGACCTATAAGGGGAAACGGGGCAACCCGGTGCTGTGGGGCAAGCGCTTCCTGCCGGAAATGGCGGCGCTGGCCGGCGATGTCGGCGCGAAGCACCTGATCGGCGAACATGCCGATCTGGTGGTTGAGGTCGAGATGGATGAGGATGGCGTGCTGATTGACATCGACACGCCGGACGCGCTTACACGCTACCGGCGCGGATGAATAGCCAGATCCGAAGTCAGCTGTTGATGTCGAGCAGCGACTGGTTCAGCTGCAGGCCGGTCTGAACGGTGCGCAGATTGGCCTCGAACTGGCGCTGGCTGGTGATCTGCTGCACTACCTCATTCGCCGGATCGACGTTCGGCAGAAAGCTCAGACCCTCCTGCCCGGTCTCACCCGTCTGCTGCGTCCCAGCCTGCTCTTCCGGCGCATTTTCCTGCAGCACGGGAATCGAGGCCGGCGAGATCGGCCGGGTGGTCGACTGGACACCGCCGCCTTCCTGGCTCTGATCGATGGCGCGAAGCGGCTGAAAGCCCCGCTCTTCCTCGGGCTGGGCATTATTCTGCTGTGGCCGCGCGGTCTCTTCCGGCGCCACACCGCGGCTCTGGATGTTCGCAACATTGTTGGCGCTGACATTGAAGCGGTTGGTTGCCGCCGCAGCGCCCGACAAGGCCGATCCGATACCGTCGATAAAACTCATGGTGTCACCTGTGAATTACGATACGTCGTTTCACAAACGCTAAAGTATGGCGGAATCGTCCCGAGGGCAAGTCTGGCCGCCATTTTCACGCAAATGTGAGCGGATCTAGCGCCGCAGCATCACCACCGAGAGGCCGGCAAGCACGAGCATGAGTGCGGCGATTTCGGCAACACCGATGGGTTCGCCCAGCACCAGGGCGCTGGACAGCACGCCGACCACCGGAATCGCCAGGGTGCCGATGGCGGCGATGCTGGCCGGGAACAGCGCGACAATGCGGAACCAGGCCCAGTGGCAGAAGATCATCGGAATCAGCGCGGCATAGAGCGCCGCCCACAGCACATCGCCGCGCAAGCCGGCAAAATCGGGGGCCGGATCGATCAGCAGCGCCCCGAGGAAGATCGGCAGGCCACCCAGCGTCAACTGCCAGCCGGTCAATGCCACGGTGCCCAGTTGCCAGCTGTGTCGCTTGGTGACGATGGTACCCATGGCCCAGCTGAGTGCGGCCCCCAGCATCAGCAGGGAGCCGACCGGGGCGGCGCCCAGCTTGGCCATCTCCGGCCCGATCAGCACGGACAGGCCGCCGATGCCAAGGACAAGGCCGATGAACTTGCGCAGCGTGAAGGCCTCCTTCAGCACCAGGCTGGCCAGGATCGAGGCCCAGATCGGCATAGTGAAGGCGATGATTGCCCCCCTGCCCGCCTGCACTTGCAGCAGTCCATAGGCGG contains these protein-coding regions:
- a CDS encoding septal ring lytic transglycosylase RlpA family protein — encoded protein: MTARPRLRLAALAMFLPFALAACAEAQFAAQTAKAIQQPSAKAQGYYKIGDPYEIRGVWYYPTVDYSYTETGIASWYGPGFHGKLTANGEIYDENDLTAAHRTLPMPSLVRVTNLENGRSLVVRVNDRGPFAHGRIIDLSRRSAQLLGIEQRGTAKVKVEILPAESQRLAEAAKQGTLIATADAQQPGASVGPAVRPSPVASVSAETLPPAPSASGGVSRAPAPPPIAVINPATTQAGATQAARAPQSNDGRIDTVPVEQTRIYIQAGAFSDHNNALRLSGALRRIAPSQISETRVDGQTFYRVRLGPVASVTDADAILEQVIGSGYPGARVVVD
- a CDS encoding lytic murein transglycosylase, which translates into the protein MVPSLRSRPAILSGPQTDGEASKGRGRNSRGRNLARAALLAFGLALGGGAGAHAADQPFDAWIEGVRAEAKQKGISDATVQAALTDIQPIPRVIELDRRQPEFTLTFQQYLDRVVPQSRIDRGRRMMAEHRELLTRIEGQFGVPARQIVALWGIETDFGRVTGGFKVIPALATLAHDGRRSAFFRKELMDALQIIDEGHIDAERMLGSWAGAMGQNQFMPSSFRAYAIDYTGDGKRDIWTTLPDVFASIANYLSRVGWKSDQTWGRAVTLPAGFDASLAGKKVKRPISAWQEMGVRRADGGDLPARDLPAQIVLPGGTGGPAYMVYDNFEAILKWNRSTYFAVAAGTLADALGKEEAGR
- a CDS encoding GNAT family N-acetyltransferase gives rise to the protein MQIIETERLILRPFREGDAADLFAYLRAPTATCFLSLKLADLAEAEAEVKKRALDEGSVAICLKQTGQVIGDLFGGGAGEEEDGTTSVGWNLNPQFGGQGYAFEAAKALLDHLFRVKGYRRVYAYVEEHNTPSQRLCEKLGMRREGVFVEFISFTRDEDGNPIYENTMQYAILRREWISAATAKFGNHRA
- a CDS encoding flavin reductase family protein; protein product: METDMKTLPLGRAFTLIEPGPLVLVTTNDGRKDNVMTITWTMVTGFSASFAITTGPWNHSYAALQETRECVIAVPTVDMIDIAIGVGTCSGRDTDKFDKFGLTPVKARHVRAPLISQCLANIECRVVDIIDRHSIVMLEGIAAYFDSSRKEKRTIHAVGDGTFIVDGRRLDRKDMMRDKLPGGL
- a CDS encoding AAA family ATPase, encoding MTQISAPAGASGAAPAALPASIDETVSLLARGDYVADRSLATALYLALKLGRPLFLEGEAGVGKTEIAKVLASALGRDLIRLQCYEGLDVGSAVYEWNYLRQMVEIRVAEAAGGADRETLASDIFQDRFLIRRPLLRALEPHAGGAPVLLIDELDRTDEPFEAYLLEVLSDFQVTIPELGTIKAATPPLVIVTSNRTREIHDALKRRCFYYWVDYPNAQRELDILKVKAPTAPEALSRQVVGFVQELRKLDLFKQPGVAETIDWTHALVQLDQLSLDPETVNNTLGVLLKYQDDIARIQGSEANRILTQIKSELAAHGAV
- a CDS encoding vWA domain-containing protein, which codes for MDGAPQKDDPHDGGKLVANIMHFARALRTAGLPIGPGKVLDAISAVRAVGIGRRDDFYWALHAVFVNRQDQREIFDQAFHVFWRNPRLLERMMQLVLPQLQLDQPQPQGEEMNRRLAEALMQGNEAVLADEADEEKLEIDAAFTASDKEMLQSMDFEKMSGDEVRQAQSMLRRLALPIAEMRTRRFAPASAGGAVDLRATLRGALRSGGDVIPLELKKRRTRPPALIILCDISGSMSRYSRMLLHFMHALTNDRDRVHTFLFGTRLTNVTRYLRKRDVDEALSKVGEAVGDWSGGTRIGACIEGFNRLWSRRVLGQGAVVLLITDGLDRDAGDGVAEEVERLRRSCQRLIWLNPLLRFDGFAPKSLGVRAILPHVDEFRPVHNLDSLGALAEALSRPEARRGAGMAPWLRRMEEVA
- a CDS encoding XdhC family protein, which encodes MNNPAEDILEQAAQWRASGKQVALATVVSTWGSSPRPVGSQLAVDEDRRMIGSVSGGCIEGAVVHEALQVMQEGAPKLLDFGVTNEQAWEVGLACGGKVQVFVERVD
- a CDS encoding XdhC family protein produces the protein MQPPILKRLLEERAAQRPVALVTRIEDGLQCIVMPRERLGDLALNEDELERVRASLAEDRSGMIEGGYFVHVHNPPLRLILVGAVHIAQALAPMAAIAGYRVLIVDPRRAFATDERFPGITLDDRWPDEALEDLQPNRRTAVVTLTHDPKLDDPALMVALKSDAFYIGCLGSRKTHASRLERLTEAGFGSADFQRIHGPLGLDIGAITPAEIAISALAEITQVLRRKTESETPKDTNRAA
- a CDS encoding NTP transferase domain-containing protein, with translation MIFGDTPLDEAEGAILAHSRRLSGKALKKGRVLTAEDITALREAGVETVIAARLEQGDVPEDEAAACLAAAMAGDGIDTAAPFTGRCNLIAAADGVLSYDPAALDAVNLIDEALTVALLPPYEVVEKGQMVGTVKIIPFAAPEAALKHCESLAGRVRVAAFRPVRAGLVQTALPATKQSVLDNTARITAARLERMGASLGEEARCPHDTAAVATAIRAQIAAGHEMVLLFGASAVVDRRDVLPAGIVEAGGTVDHFGMPVDPGNLLLLGHVGDTPVIGMPGCARSPKLNGFDWVLQRLVAGLPVTRTDIMRMGAGGLLKEIASRPRPREADAREADDRQPATRKAPRIAALILAAGQSRRMGEINKLLAEIDGKPMVARVVEIIRDSKAGPLTVVTGHEAARVKAALPGDLAFVDNQDYAAGLSASLKAGIAALPADIDGVVVCLGDMPRISPAMIDRLIAAFDPVEGREICVPTYKGKRGNPVLWGKRFLPEMAALAGDVGAKHLIGEHADLVVEVEMDEDGVLIDIDTPDALTRYRRG
- a CDS encoding flagellar basal body rod C-terminal domain-containing protein, encoding MSFIDGIGSALSGAAAATNRFNVSANNVANIQSRGVAPEETARPQQNNAQPEEERGFQPLRAIDQSQEGGGVQSTTRPISPASIPVLQENAPEEQAGTQQTGETGQEGLSFLPNVDPANEVVQQITSQRQFEANLRTVQTGLQLNQSLLDINS
- a CDS encoding DMT family transporter, whose protein sequence is MTESRIITAPPTASPLPASGFVLLVLLTLFWGVNWPAMKLALTGIAPFTFRTICLFVGGFSLLAFALAKHQKIRIDPADLKPLLLASLLNVTGWHLFSAYGLLQVQAGRGAIIAFTMPIWASILASLVLKEAFTLRKFIGLVLGIGGLSVLIGPEMAKLGAAPVGSLLMLGAALSWAMGTIVTKRHSWQLGTVALTGWQLTLGGLPIFLGALLIDPAPDFAGLRGDVLWAALYAALIPMIFCHWAWFRIVALFPASIAAIGTLAIPVVGVLSSALVLGEPIGVAEIAALMLVLAGLSVVMLRR